A genomic region of Streptosporangium lutulentum contains the following coding sequences:
- a CDS encoding CU044_5270 family protein produces MDELTRVRELYGSPDHDPFMKPRVRALMSAAPRRRLPWRAGVAGLAAAAAVAAVAISVPGLVASTAAPSPSHGHSATSLSGHSILLAAADRAEAAPEGAYWHVKRLYSIRWAKPYGKPGDTYRLESSNIIEDWISEEGRAWLGSKSLAIRPLDAEAWRRDGSPTEWEGFATTPTEGILIPYEGNKKFQLGGAALTLEEVKALPSDPEALTNRTLEAIRANEDLVDDDLPRVLASLLYELPTTPEVRGAAYRALAALPAVRVEGDTTDPRGRPGVAITYPLQQGQGRLIIDPGTSMVLAFLVTGMPDKDVRTEVMLEAGWTDSKPVAPSDE; encoded by the coding sequence ATGGATGAACTCACCAGGGTCCGCGAGCTGTACGGCTCGCCCGACCACGACCCGTTCATGAAGCCCAGGGTGCGGGCGCTCATGAGCGCGGCACCCAGGCGGCGCCTTCCGTGGCGGGCCGGCGTCGCGGGACTCGCCGCGGCGGCCGCGGTCGCCGCGGTCGCGATCTCCGTACCCGGCCTGGTCGCCTCCACCGCCGCTCCTTCTCCCTCTCACGGGCACAGCGCGACCTCCCTGTCCGGGCACTCGATCCTGCTGGCTGCGGCGGACAGAGCCGAGGCCGCGCCCGAAGGCGCCTACTGGCACGTCAAGCGGCTGTACTCGATCCGGTGGGCCAAGCCGTACGGCAAGCCGGGCGACACGTACCGGCTGGAGAGCTCCAACATCATCGAGGACTGGATCTCCGAGGAGGGCCGGGCCTGGCTCGGCTCCAAGAGCCTGGCCATCCGTCCCCTCGATGCGGAGGCCTGGCGCCGCGACGGCTCGCCGACCGAATGGGAGGGTTTCGCCACCACGCCGACCGAAGGGATTCTGATCCCGTACGAGGGCAACAAGAAGTTTCAGCTCGGCGGCGCGGCGCTGACCCTGGAAGAGGTCAAGGCGCTGCCCTCCGACCCCGAAGCTCTGACGAACCGGACACTGGAGGCGATCCGCGCCAACGAGGACCTCGTGGACGACGACCTGCCGAGGGTGCTGGCGTCCCTGCTGTACGAACTGCCCACCACTCCGGAGGTGCGGGGCGCCGCCTACCGGGCGCTGGCGGCGCTGCCCGCCGTGCGGGTCGAGGGTGACACCACGGACCCGCGGGGCAGGCCGGGCGTCGCGATCACGTACCCTCTCCAGCAGGGCCAGGGCAGGTTGATCATCGACCCGGGCACCTCGATGGTGCTGGCCTTCCTGGTCACCGGCATGCCGGACAAGGACGTACGTACCGAGGTGATGCTGGAGGCCGGCTGGACCGACTCCAAGCCGGTGGCGCCCTCGGACGAATAG
- a CDS encoding NADP-dependent oxidoreductase, which translates to MKAVTINAYGESPQVTEQPEPKIGPDSVLVRIKAAGVNPVDWKIAAGYLDQIMYVHFPLIPGWDLAGVVEQVGAAVTEFAPGDEVIGYNRQDTVQSGTYAELVAAPVRTLARKPASLSWQQAGGLPLVGLTAYQSLRAVGVGKGDTVLVHAAAGGVGSLAVQIAVAWGARVIGTASESKHDFLRSLGAEPVAYGDGLVERVRALAPEGVDAALDFVGGDAIPASFELATSPSRVVSIVDGGVKEHGGQYVFVRPDAADLTALGDLADEGKLTVHIDTELPLSETAEAFRLSAEGRTRGKIVLLVP; encoded by the coding sequence ATGAAGGCAGTCACGATTAACGCATACGGGGAGTCCCCGCAGGTCACCGAGCAGCCCGAGCCCAAGATCGGCCCGGACTCCGTGCTCGTCCGCATCAAGGCGGCCGGGGTGAACCCGGTGGACTGGAAGATAGCGGCGGGTTATCTCGACCAGATCATGTACGTCCACTTCCCGCTGATCCCCGGCTGGGACCTGGCCGGAGTGGTGGAACAGGTCGGCGCCGCGGTCACCGAGTTCGCCCCCGGTGACGAGGTGATCGGCTACAACCGGCAGGACACCGTGCAGAGCGGCACCTACGCCGAACTGGTCGCCGCACCCGTTCGCACGCTCGCGCGCAAGCCCGCCTCTCTGAGCTGGCAGCAGGCCGGGGGACTGCCACTGGTCGGGCTGACCGCCTACCAGTCGCTGCGTGCCGTGGGCGTCGGGAAGGGCGACACGGTGCTGGTGCACGCGGCGGCGGGCGGTGTCGGCTCGCTCGCCGTACAGATCGCGGTCGCCTGGGGGGCGCGCGTGATCGGTACGGCGAGCGAGTCCAAGCACGACTTCCTGCGTTCGCTGGGCGCGGAGCCCGTGGCGTACGGCGACGGGCTCGTCGAGCGGGTGAGGGCGCTGGCTCCCGAGGGCGTCGACGCGGCCCTCGACTTCGTCGGCGGCGATGCCATCCCCGCCTCCTTCGAGCTTGCCACCTCCCCGTCCCGCGTGGTGTCCATCGTCGACGGCGGGGTCAAGGAGCACGGCGGACAGTACGTCTTCGTCCGGCCCGACGCCGCAGACCTGACCGCGCTCGGCGACCTCGCCGACGAGGGGAAGCTCACGGTCCACATCGACACGGAGCTTCCGCTGTCGGAGACGGCCGAGGCGTTCCGGCTCAGCGCGGAAGGCCGTACGCGCGGGAAGATCGTTCTGCTGGTCCCCTGA
- a CDS encoding ISAs1 family transposase yields MPSFPINVLARHLEHVPAFDPSTDLPALAEVLGTLPDPRSHRGRRYRLGPLLALTLLAVLSGATSIAAINRSIHGYDPDILSRAGLPGTVRLAASTLRRLLARLDGDAFDTATGTYLATLAAGGPPATDHPESRPPLTGLAIDGKTLRGSRTANGTVHLLAALRHDTQTVVAQRQVTAKSNEIPAVAPLLSGLDLSDVVVTADALHTQHAHARQIIDSGGHYLFIVKGNQPTLHRRLKALPWRHALLNDRTDTRGHGRREIRRMKICTVRPGLPFPHAAQAIQVKRRRTDRRTGKTTIVTIYAITSLPPGRVTHAHLATLIRGHWSIEALHHIRDVTYREDASRVRTGTAPRVMASLRNLAIGLARLIGWTNIAAATDHYRSHPTDGLQLLGLTT; encoded by the coding sequence GTGCCATCATTCCCGATCAACGTGCTCGCCCGCCACTTGGAGCACGTCCCCGCTTTCGACCCATCGACCGATCTGCCCGCGCTGGCCGAGGTACTGGGCACCCTGCCCGACCCACGCAGCCACCGCGGACGTCGCTACCGACTCGGCCCACTGCTGGCCCTAACCCTGCTCGCCGTACTCAGCGGAGCCACCTCCATAGCGGCGATCAACAGATCCATCCACGGATACGACCCGGACATCCTGTCTCGTGCCGGGCTCCCCGGCACCGTTCGCCTGGCCGCCAGCACCCTGCGGCGACTACTCGCCCGCCTGGACGGCGACGCCTTCGACACCGCGACCGGCACCTACCTGGCCACCCTCGCCGCCGGCGGCCCGCCCGCCACCGACCACCCCGAAAGCCGACCACCGCTGACCGGCCTGGCCATCGACGGCAAGACCCTACGCGGCAGTCGCACCGCCAACGGCACGGTGCACCTGCTGGCCGCCTTGCGCCACGACACCCAGACCGTCGTCGCCCAACGCCAGGTCACCGCCAAGAGCAACGAGATCCCTGCAGTTGCGCCCCTGCTGTCCGGCCTGGACCTGTCCGACGTGGTAGTCACCGCCGACGCCCTGCATACCCAGCACGCCCATGCCCGCCAGATCATCGACTCCGGCGGCCATTACCTATTCATCGTCAAAGGCAACCAGCCCACCTTGCACCGCCGGCTCAAGGCTCTGCCCTGGCGCCACGCCCTGCTCAACGACCGCACCGATACCCGCGGCCACGGCCGCCGCGAGATCCGCCGCATGAAGATCTGCACCGTCCGGCCCGGCCTGCCCTTCCCCCACGCCGCCCAGGCCATCCAGGTCAAACGCCGCCGCACCGACCGCCGCACCGGCAAAACCACCATCGTCACGATCTACGCGATCACCAGCCTGCCGCCCGGCCGCGTCACCCACGCCCACCTCGCCACACTGATCCGCGGCCACTGGAGTATCGAGGCCCTGCACCACATCCGCGACGTCACCTACCGCGAAGACGCCTCACGCGTTCGGACCGGCACCGCCCCACGGGTCATGGCGAGCCTGCGTAACCTGGCCATCGGCCTGGCCCGCTTGATCGGCTGGACCAACATCGCCGCCGCCACCGATCACTACCGCAGCCACCCCACGGACGGTCTTCAGCTACTCGGTCTCACAACATGA
- a CDS encoding RNA polymerase sigma factor has product MTTTPVERPPDRSLDDFSAVFDAYSREIHNYVTQRLGHGHADDVVAETFLTAFRKRARYDPARAGIRTWLYGIATNLIHKHRRAEVRALRAMDRYGPPADSPGHEERVAARVSAESLRPALAEAIARLSRGQRDVLLLTALAGLSHEEIAAALGISYGTVGSRLNRARTKIRAALGDADPMGANHG; this is encoded by the coding sequence ATGACAACCACGCCGGTCGAACGGCCGCCGGACCGGTCGCTCGACGACTTCTCCGCCGTCTTCGACGCCTACTCCAGAGAGATTCACAACTACGTCACCCAGCGGCTCGGGCACGGACACGCCGATGACGTGGTGGCCGAGACGTTCCTGACGGCGTTCCGCAAGCGAGCGCGATACGACCCCGCCAGGGCCGGCATCAGAACCTGGCTGTACGGCATCGCCACCAACCTCATTCACAAACACCGCAGAGCCGAGGTCCGCGCGCTGCGCGCCATGGACAGGTACGGTCCCCCGGCTGACTCACCCGGCCACGAGGAACGCGTGGCGGCGCGGGTCAGTGCCGAGAGCCTGCGCCCCGCTCTCGCCGAGGCCATCGCCCGTCTCAGCCGGGGCCAGCGTGACGTGCTGCTCCTGACGGCCCTGGCGGGACTGAGCCACGAGGAGATCGCCGCCGCGCTCGGCATCTCCTACGGCACGGTCGGCTCGCGGCTGAACCGTGCCAGAACCAAGATCCGCGCCGCCCTGGGCGACGCCGACCCGATGGGGGCCAACCATGGATGA
- a CDS encoding peptidoglycan-binding protein — protein MRRGLVLSGATLLAVVAAGTVAAVLVDGGTGVAVPVRASVAATAAITRQDLVDTKTVTGALTYSGRRGLTVGAAGTVTWAPEEGAVVRRGRSLLKVDREPVTLMYGALPLYRPLGVGVSDGPDVEQLERNLRVLGHGEDLTVDDHFSYATSLAVREWQDDRGLTETGQVDDTQVVFLPSAVRVTETKAVVGGRTAPGQQVLAVSDLNRLVHLDLDSADQTLAEKGAKVTVELPGGEKAAGKITEVGTVARSKEDGTTVDVEIALTKDPKTRLDQAPVEVELVSERRENVLAVPVEALLALREGGFGVEIVEGSGTRLASVEVGAFGGGMVEITGDGLREGMKVGVPSQ, from the coding sequence GGCGACTCTTCTCGCGGTCGTGGCCGCGGGGACGGTGGCGGCCGTACTGGTCGATGGCGGCACCGGGGTGGCCGTGCCCGTCCGGGCGAGTGTCGCCGCCACGGCGGCGATCACCAGGCAGGACCTGGTGGACACCAAGACCGTGACCGGCGCGCTGACCTACTCGGGCCGGCGCGGGCTCACCGTCGGCGCGGCGGGAACGGTGACGTGGGCGCCTGAGGAGGGTGCGGTCGTACGGCGGGGCCGCTCCCTGCTCAAGGTCGACCGCGAGCCGGTCACCCTGATGTACGGCGCGCTGCCCCTCTACCGGCCGTTGGGCGTGGGCGTCTCCGACGGACCCGACGTCGAGCAGTTGGAGCGCAACCTCAGGGTGCTGGGCCACGGCGAGGACCTCACCGTGGACGACCACTTCAGCTACGCCACCTCCCTCGCGGTGCGGGAGTGGCAGGACGACCGGGGGCTGACCGAGACCGGGCAGGTGGACGACACGCAGGTGGTGTTCCTGCCCTCGGCGGTCAGGGTGACCGAGACGAAGGCGGTGGTCGGCGGCAGGACCGCGCCGGGACAGCAGGTTCTCGCGGTCAGCGACCTGAACCGGCTGGTCCACCTCGACCTCGACAGCGCCGACCAGACGCTGGCCGAGAAGGGCGCGAAGGTCACCGTGGAGCTGCCGGGCGGGGAGAAGGCGGCAGGGAAGATCACAGAGGTGGGCACGGTGGCCAGGAGCAAGGAGGACGGCACGACCGTCGACGTCGAGATCGCGCTCACCAAGGACCCGAAGACCAGGCTGGACCAGGCCCCCGTCGAGGTCGAGCTGGTGAGCGAGCGACGCGAGAACGTGCTCGCCGTACCGGTGGAGGCGCTGCTCGCGCTGCGCGAGGGCGGGTTCGGCGTCGAGATCGTCGAAGGCTCCGGCACCCGGCTGGCGTCGGTGGAGGTCGGGGCGTTCGGCGGCGGCATGGTCGAGATCACCGGCGACGGGCTCAGAGAAGGCATGAAGGTCGGGGTGCCGTCGCAATGA
- a CDS encoding ISAs1 family transposase: protein MPVAPSSLIHTPGEGEIAKDTRSRVRHRPGLLARFSSIEDNRCASKVRHTLEAILGVMAFGSATVGGNSITAISHWAHEAPQDVLAALGCWRDPLTGRCLPPSERTLRRVLADVDGNEVDRHAAAYLAESPDDREGQPAGDPPGSPMPREREARRAARRQRRQLMPEGLLPSAAFDGKVLRGARLPGGGQVRLLSLFDTTGGTVVAQRQIGAKSTEVPELAPLLTGLDLAGMVLTGDALHTVRESARHLTGDHRAHYVLLLKDNQPTLLAAAIRALSGTDTDFATRTHTMTDRGHGRTETRTIRTAPAVDVGFPGAAQLFRILRYRGGLDGVRISKEVVFGLTSLPADPGPKRSHVVRPSS, encoded by the coding sequence GTGCCCGTCGCCCCATCATCACTGATCCATACGCCCGGAGAGGGCGAGATTGCCAAGGACACGCGATCGCGGGTCAGGCATCGGCCTGGACTTCTGGCCAGATTCTCCTCGATCGAGGACAACCGGTGCGCGAGCAAGGTCCGGCACACTCTGGAGGCGATCTTGGGGGTGATGGCCTTCGGCTCGGCCACGGTCGGCGGTAACTCGATCACCGCGATCAGTCACTGGGCCCATGAGGCACCCCAGGACGTGCTCGCCGCCTTGGGCTGCTGGCGTGATCCGCTCACCGGCCGGTGTCTGCCGCCCAGCGAACGGACCCTGCGTCGGGTCCTGGCCGACGTCGACGGCAACGAGGTGGACCGGCACGCCGCCGCCTACCTGGCCGAATCGCCCGATGATCGGGAAGGACAACCTGCCGGCGACCCGCCCGGCTCACCAATGCCGCGCGAGCGCGAGGCCCGCCGTGCCGCCCGGCGGCAACGGCGACAGCTCATGCCCGAGGGGCTGTTGCCGTCAGCGGCGTTCGATGGCAAGGTACTGCGCGGTGCGCGGCTGCCCGGCGGGGGGCAGGTCCGCCTGCTATCGCTGTTCGACACCACCGGCGGCACCGTCGTGGCGCAGCGGCAGATCGGGGCCAAGAGCACCGAAGTGCCTGAACTGGCGCCGCTGCTGACCGGACTCGACCTGGCCGGGATGGTCTTGACCGGCGACGCACTGCACACCGTCCGCGAAAGCGCCCGGCATCTGACCGGCGACCACCGCGCCCACTACGTCTTGCTTCTCAAGGACAATCAGCCCACCCTGCTGGCCGCGGCGATCAGGGCACTGAGCGGGACCGACACCGATTTCGCCACGCGTACTCACACGATGACCGATCGCGGCCATGGCCGGACCGAGACCCGCACGATCCGGACCGCGCCCGCTGTCGATGTCGGCTTCCCCGGCGCCGCCCAACTCTTTCGGATCCTGCGTTATCGCGGTGGCCTGGATGGGGTCCGTATCAGCAAGGAGGTCGTGTTCGGGCTCACCAGCCTGCCCGCCGACCCAGGGCCGAAGCGTTCTCATGTTGTGAGACCGAGTAGCTGA
- a CDS encoding metal-dependent hydrolase family protein, whose translation MSLLLRNALILDVVSGDYAEGDLRCEDGRIVESGHGLSAPDARVIDVGGAVVVPGLIDAHVHVTACTADLTALTSLSPSYVAAHSARIMGQMLDRGFTTVRDASGADHGLADAQAEGLVRGPRLLFCGKALSQTGGHGDTRNRGTNKHDDHPCCAGLGRVADGVDAVRVAARDELRKGAHHLKVMASGGVSSPTDRIDSTQYSMDELRAVVEEAEASNRYVAAHAYTARAVNRALEAGVRSVEHGNLIDDRSVELFLEHDAYLVPTLVTYWALKEEGRSFGLPEANWRKVDDVLGAGVEALERAARGGVRLAFGTDLLGGMHRHQNQEFRLRREVQEPIDVIRAATVNAADLVGMAGLIGTLAVGAHADLLVLDGDPLRDIGVLADPKHLRHVVQAGEVVSA comes from the coding sequence GTGAGCCTGCTTCTGCGCAACGCCCTGATCCTCGACGTGGTCAGCGGTGACTACGCCGAGGGCGACCTGCGCTGCGAGGACGGCCGGATCGTCGAGTCGGGCCACGGCCTGAGCGCGCCGGACGCGCGAGTGATCGACGTCGGCGGCGCCGTGGTCGTCCCCGGCCTGATCGACGCGCACGTGCACGTCACGGCGTGCACCGCCGATCTCACCGCCCTCACCTCGCTGTCCCCGTCCTACGTCGCCGCGCACAGCGCGCGGATCATGGGGCAGATGCTCGACCGCGGCTTCACCACGGTCCGCGACGCCTCCGGCGCCGATCACGGGCTCGCCGACGCGCAGGCCGAGGGCCTGGTCCGCGGGCCTCGGCTGCTGTTCTGCGGCAAGGCGCTGAGCCAGACGGGCGGTCACGGCGACACGCGTAACCGCGGCACGAACAAGCACGACGACCACCCGTGCTGCGCCGGTCTCGGCCGGGTCGCCGACGGCGTGGACGCGGTCCGCGTCGCCGCCCGTGACGAGCTGCGCAAGGGCGCCCATCACCTCAAGGTCATGGCGTCCGGGGGTGTCAGCTCACCCACCGACCGGATCGACTCCACCCAGTACTCCATGGACGAACTGCGGGCGGTCGTCGAGGAGGCCGAGGCGTCCAACCGCTACGTCGCCGCGCACGCCTACACCGCGCGGGCCGTCAACCGCGCGCTGGAGGCGGGCGTGCGATCCGTCGAGCACGGCAACCTGATCGACGACCGCAGCGTGGAGCTGTTCCTGGAGCACGACGCCTACCTCGTCCCGACCCTGGTGACCTACTGGGCGCTCAAGGAGGAGGGCAGGTCCTTCGGGCTGCCGGAGGCGAACTGGCGCAAGGTCGACGACGTGCTCGGCGCGGGCGTCGAGGCGCTGGAGCGCGCGGCCCGCGGCGGGGTGCGGCTGGCTTTCGGAACCGACCTGCTCGGCGGCATGCACCGGCACCAGAACCAGGAGTTCCGCCTGCGCCGCGAGGTCCAGGAGCCCATCGACGTGATCCGCGCGGCGACCGTCAACGCGGCGGACCTCGTCGGCATGGCCGGCCTGATCGGCACGCTCGCCGTGGGCGCCCACGCCGACCTGCTGGTCCTCGACGGCGACCCTCTGCGGGACATCGGAGTCCTCGCCGACCCCAAGCACCTCCGCCACGTCGTGCAGGCGGGCGAGGTGGTCTCGGCCTGA
- a CDS encoding transposase family protein, whose amino-acid sequence MLSPGNRTYNRLPRALRCLGERGFALLKSRWRTLQHITISPRKISDLARAALVLTHFEHNHLPGIH is encoded by the coding sequence ATGCTCAGCCCCGGCAATCGCACCTACAACCGGCTCCCGCGCGCCCTGCGCTGTCTCGGCGAGCGCGGATTCGCCCTGCTCAAAAGCCGCTGGCGGACCCTCCAGCACATCACCATCAGCCCCAGAAAAATCAGCGACCTCGCCCGCGCAGCGCTTGTCCTCACCCACTTCGAGCACAACCACCTACCGGGGATTCACTGA
- a CDS encoding ABC transporter ATP-binding protein, translating to MSIIELREVTKTYNGHVQALRGVDLLVEEGELLAIIGPSGSGKSTMLHMIGTLDRPTSGTVRIAGHDIAALSDRELSALRARHLGFVFQQFHLAPGVSALDNVADGLLYTGTPLRARRDRASEALERVGLGHRLDHRPNQLSGGEQQRVALARAIVGDPPLLLADEPTGNLDSASGSEVLKILRGLHEGGTTIAIITHDDEIAEWCPRRVRVRDGKVLT from the coding sequence ATGAGCATCATCGAGCTTCGCGAGGTGACCAAGACCTACAACGGGCACGTCCAGGCGCTGCGCGGAGTGGACCTGCTGGTGGAGGAGGGCGAGCTGCTGGCCATCATCGGCCCCTCGGGTTCGGGCAAGTCCACCATGCTGCACATGATCGGGACCCTGGACCGGCCCACCTCGGGGACCGTCCGCATCGCGGGCCACGACATCGCCGCGCTGTCGGACCGCGAACTGTCGGCGCTGCGGGCCCGCCACCTCGGGTTCGTCTTCCAGCAGTTCCACCTGGCGCCGGGGGTGAGCGCCCTGGACAACGTGGCCGACGGGCTGCTCTACACCGGGACGCCGCTGCGGGCCAGACGCGACCGGGCGTCGGAGGCTCTGGAGCGGGTGGGCCTCGGGCACCGGCTCGACCACCGGCCCAACCAGCTCTCCGGCGGTGAACAGCAGCGGGTGGCCCTGGCCAGGGCGATCGTCGGCGATCCCCCGCTGCTGCTGGCCGACGAGCCGACCGGCAACCTGGACTCCGCCTCGGGGTCGGAGGTGCTCAAGATCCTGCGTGGGCTCCACGAGGGCGGGACCACGATCGCGATCATCACGCACGACGACGAGATCGCCGAGTGGTGCCCGCGGCGGGTACGGGTCCGGGACGGGAAGGTGCTGACGTGA
- a CDS encoding ABC transporter permease: MKPARLSPSDVLRVGAAGLRSRPTRVILSALGIAIGIATMIAVIGISSSSREDLLRRLDRLGTNLLTVAPGQTIFGQEARLPEEAVAMVKRIGPVSTAAATGLVGTSVRRTGYISEAVTGGIAVQAATTELLRTLEGGVRSGTWLNAATERQPVVVLGAVAAERLGITRTGVQVWMGDRWFTVIGVLGPVPLAPEIDRSALVGFPAAEELLGFDGHPTTLYERSAEEAVTDVRSVLPRTVNPENPSEVNVSRPSDALAARAAADGAFTNLLLGLGAVALLVGGVGVANTMVISVLERRREIGLRRSLGATRGQVRVQFLSESLLLSTLGGIVGAALGALATVGYALYRDWPAVVPPWAIGGAVGATLVIGTVAGIYPAMRAARLSPTVALSTT, from the coding sequence GTGAAGCCCGCCAGGCTCAGCCCCTCCGACGTGCTGCGAGTCGGCGCGGCGGGGCTCAGGAGCCGCCCGACCAGGGTGATCCTGTCCGCGCTCGGCATCGCCATCGGCATCGCCACGATGATCGCGGTGATCGGCATCTCCTCCTCCTCGCGGGAGGATCTGCTGCGACGGCTCGACCGGCTGGGCACCAACCTGCTGACGGTGGCGCCGGGACAGACGATCTTCGGACAGGAGGCCAGGCTTCCCGAGGAGGCGGTCGCCATGGTCAAGCGCATCGGCCCGGTGAGCACCGCCGCGGCCACCGGACTCGTCGGGACGTCCGTGCGGCGGACCGGCTACATCTCCGAAGCGGTCACCGGGGGCATCGCCGTACAGGCCGCCACCACCGAGTTGCTCCGTACGCTGGAGGGCGGCGTCCGGAGCGGCACCTGGTTGAACGCCGCCACCGAACGGCAACCGGTGGTCGTCCTGGGCGCGGTGGCCGCCGAGCGGCTGGGCATCACCAGGACCGGTGTGCAGGTGTGGATGGGCGATCGCTGGTTCACCGTCATCGGGGTCCTCGGCCCGGTGCCGCTCGCACCCGAGATCGACCGGTCGGCGCTCGTCGGGTTCCCCGCGGCGGAGGAACTGCTGGGCTTCGACGGTCACCCCACCACGCTCTACGAGCGGTCGGCCGAGGAGGCGGTGACGGACGTGCGTTCCGTCCTGCCGCGTACGGTGAACCCGGAGAATCCCTCGGAGGTGAATGTCAGCAGGCCCTCCGACGCGCTGGCCGCCAGGGCCGCCGCCGACGGGGCCTTCACCAACCTGCTGCTCGGCCTCGGCGCGGTCGCACTGCTGGTCGGCGGGGTGGGCGTGGCGAACACCATGGTGATCTCGGTGCTGGAACGGCGGCGGGAGATCGGCCTGCGCCGTTCCCTGGGCGCCACCCGCGGACAGGTGCGTGTCCAGTTCCTATCGGAATCCCTGCTTCTATCCACCTTGGGGGGCATCGTGGGGGCCGCCCTGGGCGCTCTCGCCACCGTCGGCTACGCCCTGTACCGCGACTGGCCGGCCGTCGTGCCGCCGTGGGCGATCGGCGGCGCGGTCGGCGCCACCCTGGTCATCGGCACCGTCGCCGGGATCTACCCCGCCATGCGCGCCGCCCGCCTGTCCCCGACCGTCGCGCTGTCCACCACCTGA
- a CDS encoding AAA family ATPase, producing MSGLPGAGKSSVAQELGRLLPAPVLSVDPVEAAMWRAGVDRDQPTGLAAYVVVEALASEVLALGQTVVVDAVNDAEEAREQWRRLAVRRSVALRHIEVVCSDRALHRRRLEGRRRDIDGFVEPAWASVESRRASFDAWREDRLVLDSTAPLTGNVRTALAHLRKV from the coding sequence ATGAGCGGCCTACCGGGTGCGGGCAAGAGCTCCGTGGCCCAGGAGCTGGGGCGGCTGCTTCCGGCACCGGTGCTGTCGGTCGATCCGGTGGAGGCCGCGATGTGGAGGGCGGGGGTCGACCGCGACCAGCCGACCGGGCTGGCCGCCTACGTCGTGGTGGAGGCGCTGGCCTCCGAGGTTCTCGCGCTCGGGCAGACGGTCGTCGTCGACGCGGTGAACGACGCGGAGGAGGCACGGGAGCAGTGGCGCCGTCTCGCCGTCCGCCGGAGCGTGGCACTGCGCCACATCGAGGTGGTCTGCTCCGATCGGGCTCTGCACCGGCGACGGCTCGAAGGCCGCCGGCGTGACATCGACGGCTTCGTCGAGCCGGCCTGGGCGTCGGTGGAGTCGAGACGCGCGAGCTTCGACGCCTGGCGCGAGGATCGCCTTGTGCTCGACTCCACCGCTCCGTTGACCGGCAACGTGCGGACCGCCCTGGCCCACCTCCGGAAAGTGTGA
- a CDS encoding helix-turn-helix transcriptional regulator, with protein sequence MEYEFRFVVTGASVDDVGIVDLLCRDLDAMLFRGGGVDLLDIAMNGENVLEAAMAAARTVVELVPSMRLLHLHRDLVGIPEIAERVGVTRQNVHQWVNGERRNDASPFPSPEGTAGRASVWLWVEVNNWLKQHRMGDEVNLPNRYEMSDIDSALNHELHLRTKLSIDRWRRNRLFGVATLYSANLEIDETEDELQVEDEFQLTWGVDASVKYKAAMQ encoded by the coding sequence ATGGAGTACGAGTTCCGGTTCGTAGTCACAGGTGCATCCGTGGACGACGTCGGGATCGTAGACCTGCTCTGCCGTGATCTTGACGCGATGCTGTTCCGCGGGGGAGGCGTTGATCTGCTCGACATCGCCATGAACGGGGAGAACGTCCTAGAAGCTGCGATGGCGGCTGCTCGAACGGTTGTCGAACTTGTACCAAGTATGCGCTTGCTGCATCTCCATAGGGATCTGGTCGGCATACCCGAGATCGCCGAGCGTGTTGGGGTAACGAGGCAAAATGTTCACCAGTGGGTTAATGGTGAGCGACGCAATGACGCCTCCCCATTTCCATCGCCCGAAGGTACGGCAGGCCGCGCATCGGTATGGCTCTGGGTAGAAGTAAACAACTGGCTGAAGCAGCACAGGATGGGCGACGAGGTCAACCTACCAAATCGTTACGAGATGTCCGATATCGATTCGGCGCTTAATCATGAACTGCATCTCAGGACCAAGCTCTCCATAGATCGATGGCGCCGGAATCGACTCTTTGGCGTAGCGACCCTCTATAGCGCGAATCTAGAGATCGACGAAACCGAAGATGAGCTTCAAGTCGAAGATGAGTTTCAGCTGACATGGGGCGTCGACGCATCTGTTAAGTATAAGGCTGCCATGCAATGA